Proteins from a single region of Lepus europaeus isolate LE1 chromosome 4, mLepTim1.pri, whole genome shotgun sequence:
- the LOC133757974 gene encoding protocadherin alpha-C2 isoform X2, which yields MEQAGTRRGATERPRSRGPMPWLLLLPFLMLLLLPLPGPAASQLRYSVPEEQAPGALVGNVASALGLELRRLGPGCLRINHLGAPSPRYLELDLASGALFVNERIDREALCEQRPRCLLSLEVLAHNPVAVSAVEVEVLDINDNSPRFPRPDYQLQVSESVAPGARFHIESAQDPDVGANSVQTYELSPSEHFELDLKPLQENSKVLELVLRKGLDREQAALHHLVLTAVDGGSPARSGTAQISVRVLDTNDNSPAFDQTTYRVQLREDAPPGTLVVKLNASDPDEGSNGELSYSLSSYTSDRERQLFSIDASTGEVRVIGALDYEEAASYQIYVQATDRGPVPMEGHCKVLVDIVDVNDNAPEVVLRDLYSPVSENAAPNTLVALLSVNDQDSGSNQKVSLGVEATLPFRLSGFGNPYTLVVSGPLDRERVAAYNITVTATDGGIPPLTSQRTLQVEISDVNDNPPSFLEDSYAIYIQENNLPGVLMCTVQATDPDEKENAEVSYSLLEREIQGLPVTSYVSINSASGSLYAVNSFDYEKFREFFVTVEAQDKGVPSLSSTVTANVYVVDVNDHAPHILYPTSTNLSAAIEMVPRTAPAGYLVTKVIAMDSDSGQNAWLFYHLVQTSDLDLFKVELHTGEIRTTRKMGDESGTTFNLTVVVRDNGEPRLSSSVAITVAVVDRVSKIFPDTQRHVKSPRTYSEITLYLIIALSTVSFIFLLTIIVLSIIKCYRYTAYGTACCGGFCGVRERCPAELYKQANNNIDARLPHGLKVQPHFIEVRGNGSLTKTYCYKACLTAGSGSDTFMFYNTGAQTGPGPGGAQAAVTDSRHLTGQSGQSAGNLIILKNEAVSQNEPRQPNPDWRYSASLRAGMHSSVHLEEAGILRAGPGGPDQQWPTVSSATPEPEAGEVSPPVGAGVNSNSWTFKYGPGNPKQSGPEPKKQTQVSFLLRRKGEASQPCQ from the exons ATGGAGCAGGCGGGCACCAGACGTGGGGCCACAGAGCGTCCACGATCCCGGGGGcccatgccctggctgctgctgctgcctttcctgatgctgctgctgctcccgctGCCGGGCCCAGCGGCCTCCCAGCTACGATACTCGGTGCCGGAGGAGCAGGCTCCTGGCGCGCTCGTGGGCAACGTGGCTAGcgcgctggggctggagctgcggcGTCTGGGGCCCGGCTGCCTGCGCATCAACCATCTGGGGGCACCCAGCCCGCGCTACCTGGAGCTGGACCTGGCGAGTGGAGCGCTCTTCGTCAACGAGCGCATAGATCGGGAGGCGCTGTGCGAGCAGCGGCCTCGCTGCCTGCTCAGCTTGGAAGTGCTGGCGCACAACCCCGTGGCGGTGAGCGCCGTGGAGGTGGAGGTACTGGACATCAACGACAACTCGCCGCGTTTCCCGCGGCCCGACTACCAGCTTCAGGTAAGCGAATCGGTGGCTCCCGGAGCGCGCTTTCACATAGAGAGCGCGCAGGACCCCGACGTGGGCGCCAACTCGGTGCAGACCTACGAGCTCAGCCCCAGCGAGCACTTCGAGCTGGACCTTAAGCCCCTGCAGGAGAACAGCAAGGTGCTGGAGCTGGTGTTGCGGAAGGGCCTAGACCGCGAGCAGGCAGCGTTGCACCACCTGGTTCTCACAGCCGTGGACGGGGGCAGCCCGGCTCGCTCCGGCACAGCCCAGATCTCTGTGCGTGTCCTCGACACGAATGACAACTCTCCCGCCTTCGACCAGACCACTTACCGCGTCCAGCTGCGGGAGGACGCGCCCCCAGGCACACTGGTGGTGAAGCTGAACGCCTCAGACCCGGACGAGGGCTCCAATGGCGAGCTCAGCTACTCCCTGAGCAGCTACACGTCAGACCGGGAGAGGCAGCTCTTCAGTATCGACGCCAGCACCGGGGAAGTGCGAGTAATCGGGGCGCTGGATTACGAGGAGGCCGCCTCCTACCAAATCTATGTGCAGGCAACCGACCGGGGTCCAGTGCCCATGGAGGGTCACTGCAAGGTGCTGGTGGACATCGTGGACGTGAATGACAATGCCCCGGAGGTGGTGCTCAGGGATCTGTACAGCCCAGTGTCCGAGAATGCTGCGCCCAACACCCTCGTGGCCCTTCTCAGCGTCAACGACCAGGACTCCGGCTCCAATCAGAAGGTGAGCTTGGGCGTGGAGGCCACTCTGCCTTTCCGACTGAGCGGCTTTGGCAACCCCTACACACTGGTGGTGAGCGGCCCCCTGGACCGGGAGCGGGTGGCCGCCTACAACATCACAGTGACCGCCACTGACGGGGGAATACCACCGCTCACATCCCAGCGGACCTTGCAGGTGGAGATCTCCGATGTCAACGACAATCCGCCGAGCTTCCTGGAGGACTCCTATGCCATCTACATCCAGGAGAACAACTTGCCGGGCGTCCTGATGTGCACGGTGCAGGCCACAGACCCTGATGAAAAAGAGAATGCGGAGGTGAGCTACTCTCTCCTGGAGAGGGAGATTCAAGGGCTGCCAGTCACCTCCTATGTCTCCATTAACAGTGCCAGTGGCAGCTTGTATGCTGTGAACTCCTTTGACTATGAGAAGTTTCGGGAGTTCTTTGTGACGGTGGAGGCCCAGGACAAGGGGGTCCCATCGCTGAGCAGCACTGTGACCGCCAATGTGTATGTGGTGGACGTGAATGACCACGCCCCTCACATCCTATACCCTACCTCAACCAATTTGTCCGCAGCCATTGAGATGGTGCCTCGGACTGCCCCTGCTGGCTACCTGGTCACGAAAGTTATAGCCATGGACTCAGACTCTGGGCAGAATGCATGGCTCTTTTACCATCTAGTCCAGACTTCTGACCTGGACCTCTTTAAGGTGGAGCTGCACACAGGAGAAATCAGGACTACCAGGAAGATGGGAGATGAGAGCGGCACCACCTTCAACCTGACCGTGGTGGTCCGAGACAATGGGGAGCCAAGGCTGTCATCCTCTGTCGCCATTACAGTGGCCGTGGTGGACAGGGTTTCTAAAATCTTCCCCGACACGCAGAGACACGTGAAGAGCCCTCGGACATACTCTGAAATCACACTTTATCTGATAATTGCATTAAGCACAGtgtcttttatatttcttttgacaATCATTGTTTTGAGTATCATCAAGTGCTACCGTTACACTGCGTACGGCACTGCTTGCTGTGGAGGATTCTGCGGCGTGAGAGAGCGGTGCCCTGCGGAACTCTACAAGCAGGCCAACAACAACATTGATGCCAGGCTACCCCATGGCCTCAAAGTGCAGCCTCACTTCATTGAGGTTCGAGGGAATGGCTCCCTCACCAAGACTTACTGCTACAAGGCCTGTCTGACAGCAGGCTCAGGGAGTGACACGTTCATGTTTTACAATACAGGCGCCCAGACAGGACCAGGGCCCGGGGGGGCCCAAGCGGCAGTGACAGACAGCAGACACCTCACAGGCCAAAGTGGGCAGAGTGCTGGGAACCTGATTATTCTCAAAAATGAGGCTGTTTCTCAGAATGAG CCCCGGCAGCCGAACCCTGACTGGCGTTACTCAGCCTCCCTGAGAGCAGGCATGCACAG CTCTGTGCACCTGGAGGAGGCCGGCATTCTACGGGCTGGTCCAGGAGGGCCTGATCAGCAGTGGCCAACCGTCTCCAGTGCGACACCAG